In Chryseobacterium gleum, a single genomic region encodes these proteins:
- a CDS encoding arsenic resistance protein — translation MRHYTIEPVIGILLYSMFCQIPFLKLKKTFQNPSFFKALLLGNFVLIPLLVWVLINIFPVTIVISVGVLLVLLTPCIDYVIVFTFLGKGDSQSVLASTPLLFIIQMLLLPLFLWIFLGREVINIIQITPFVKSFIYLIIIPFILSVLTQTASKANNKIGNTIMDFSSWLPVPFMALTFFVVTASQISSLYNNPEPILTVIPIYIAFAICAPFIGMLSSKIFKVNLYGTRAIAFSTSTRNSLVVLPLALSLPSPDNQLVGVVIVTQTIVEILFELIYIKIIPYIIRR, via the coding sequence TTGAGACACTATACAATTGAACCAGTTATTGGAATTTTGCTTTATAGTATGTTTTGTCAGATACCATTTTTGAAACTAAAAAAAACATTTCAAAATCCGTCTTTTTTTAAAGCTCTTTTACTTGGAAATTTCGTACTGATACCATTACTTGTTTGGGTTTTAATAAATATATTTCCTGTAACAATTGTAATTAGTGTTGGCGTTCTTTTAGTTCTTTTGACACCTTGTATAGATTATGTAATTGTATTTACGTTCTTAGGAAAAGGTGATTCTCAATCTGTCCTAGCTTCAACACCCTTATTATTTATCATTCAGATGTTGTTGTTACCCTTATTTCTATGGATTTTCTTGGGAAGAGAAGTAATCAACATAATCCAAATTACTCCTTTTGTTAAATCTTTTATTTACTTGATAATTATACCTTTTATATTATCAGTTTTAACGCAGACAGCTTCAAAAGCTAACAATAAAATAGGAAATACAATAATGGACTTTTCGAGCTGGTTGCCAGTTCCATTTATGGCGTTGACATTTTTTGTTGTTACTGCGTCTCAAATTTCATCACTTTACAATAATCCTGAACCGATTTTAACTGTTATCCCTATTTATATTGCATTTGCCATATGTGCGCCATTTATTGGTATGCTATCATCCAAAATATTTAAGGTAAATCTTTATGGAACAAGGGCAATAGCTTTTTCGACAAGTACGAGAAATTCATTAGTTGTTTTACCTCTAGCACTTTCTCTTCCTTCCCCCGATAATCAATTAGTTGGAGTGGTAATTGTAACTCAGACCATTGTAGAAATTCTCTTTGAACTGATTTATATCAAAATTATTCCTTACATTATAAGAAGATAA
- a CDS encoding SusC/RagA family TonB-linked outer membrane protein, with translation MKKSYYNIGGIFFGLMLTTVSINTQAQTRTISGTVTSSDKPLSGVVISQEGSDQVTITGNNGTYRMEVNTENPILLFRHPDYAEVKITANNQTVVNVSLEQKVKGIEEVILNAGYYKVRDRERTGSIAKVSAKDIENQPVTNVLSAAQGRMAGVNITQSTGVAGGGYDVQIRGRNSLRTLSNSPVDGNQPLYVLDGVPMATSVTSTFSAQILPFRNINPLNSISPNDIESLEILKDADATAIYGSRGANGVILITTKKGIKNKSSITVNSSLAFSSVASRMKMMNTAEYIQMRKSAFANDNILMLPATAYDINGAWDQSRSTDWQKELTGKTATTSNTNVGLSGGSDGWTYRINVTHNEQTTVYPADYQYKNNVLSMGFTHRSKDKKLNIALANNFSQQFNNVINEDMTNIGLSLSPNAPTLYNVDGSLNWQNNTFTNPIASTLATYQNDTKQISNSLNVSYQLFPNINFNINSGFNYQNFEEFNLRPHTRYNPAFNFTSSNGSSTFTSSFSSFSYNVEPQITGDFVLGRNKVSVLLGATVNSLESKQSSIQGSGFESNALMMNINAAKTKIFSDIISTDYKYIAAFGRINYQFDSKYIVNLTARRDGSSRFGPNNRFANFGAIGAAWLFSKENFLADRKWLSFGKLRGSYGIAGSDNIGDAQFRDTYSVASSSIYNGVVGLVPTRLFNGNFSWEKTKKLEFALETSFFSDAIGMNISWFRNRSDNQLVGLPLPATTGFTSVQANLAATVENKGWEFEFRATPIKTNNFTWESNFNLTIPENRLLAFPNLEGSTFSNQYVVGYSTSIVKLYNFTGVNPLTGLYSFTDVNGDGKISAPDDNKSIEDLSVKFYGGLSNRLRYKNWDLSFLFQFTKQRNYNYHSYMSVPGTMNNQPQVVSDVWSVNNPNGYYMPYTTGVNATKNAAHTNFMRSTAAVGDASLIRLKNIQLNYRLPLQNSVISEVMIYVQGQNVIIWTNYFGLDPEFVATGYLPPLRTWSIGTQINF, from the coding sequence ATGAAAAAATCCTATTACAATATAGGAGGTATTTTCTTTGGCCTTATGCTGACAACAGTAAGTATCAATACACAGGCTCAAACACGCACCATTTCCGGTACCGTAACTTCGTCAGACAAACCACTTTCGGGAGTTGTCATTTCTCAGGAAGGAAGCGACCAAGTAACCATTACCGGCAATAACGGAACCTACCGAATGGAGGTTAATACAGAAAATCCCATCCTATTGTTCAGACATCCTGATTATGCAGAAGTAAAAATTACAGCAAATAATCAGACCGTCGTAAATGTCAGCTTAGAACAGAAAGTAAAGGGAATCGAAGAAGTTATTCTCAACGCAGGCTACTACAAGGTTAGAGACAGAGAAAGAACCGGTAGTATCGCCAAAGTTTCAGCAAAAGATATAGAGAATCAGCCAGTCACCAATGTTCTTTCAGCGGCGCAGGGTAGAATGGCAGGGGTTAACATTACTCAAAGCACAGGAGTTGCAGGTGGCGGTTATGATGTACAGATCAGAGGAAGAAACAGTCTCAGAACCCTATCCAATAGTCCTGTGGACGGAAATCAGCCTCTATATGTTTTAGACGGAGTGCCTATGGCCACATCAGTTACCTCAACATTTTCTGCACAGATCTTACCATTCAGAAATATCAACCCGTTGAATAGCATAAGTCCCAATGACATTGAAAGCCTGGAAATCTTAAAAGACGCTGATGCCACTGCTATTTATGGAAGCAGGGGAGCTAATGGTGTGATCTTAATTACAACTAAAAAAGGAATTAAGAATAAATCCAGTATCACGGTTAATTCAAGTCTGGCTTTCAGCAGTGTAGCATCAAGGATGAAAATGATGAATACCGCAGAATACATCCAGATGAGAAAATCTGCATTTGCCAATGACAATATTTTAATGTTGCCGGCTACGGCTTACGATATCAATGGTGCATGGGATCAATCCCGCTCTACCGATTGGCAGAAAGAATTAACAGGTAAAACAGCAACAACGTCGAATACCAATGTGGGACTATCGGGAGGCTCAGACGGATGGACTTACCGGATCAATGTTACCCATAATGAACAGACAACGGTTTACCCAGCTGATTATCAGTATAAGAATAATGTTTTATCAATGGGATTTACCCACAGATCGAAAGATAAAAAGCTGAATATTGCTCTTGCAAATAATTTTTCGCAGCAGTTCAATAATGTCATTAATGAAGATATGACCAATATCGGTTTGTCTTTGAGCCCCAATGCTCCTACGCTTTATAATGTTGATGGCTCATTGAATTGGCAAAATAACACCTTTACCAATCCCATAGCATCAACATTAGCTACTTATCAAAACGATACCAAGCAGATCAGCAACAGTTTAAATGTGTCTTATCAGCTTTTTCCAAACATTAATTTTAACATTAATTCAGGATTCAATTATCAGAATTTTGAAGAATTTAACCTGCGACCTCATACAAGGTATAATCCTGCCTTTAACTTTACGAGTTCAAATGGGTCAAGTACCTTCACGAGTTCATTTTCCTCATTTTCATATAACGTGGAACCACAGATTACCGGGGACTTTGTGTTGGGAAGAAATAAAGTCAGTGTTCTACTGGGAGCTACTGTTAATTCTTTGGAGTCAAAACAGTCTTCTATTCAGGGTTCAGGATTTGAAAGCAATGCATTAATGATGAATATTAATGCAGCAAAAACAAAAATATTCTCGGATATTATTTCCACAGATTATAAATATATTGCAGCCTTCGGAAGAATAAACTATCAATTTGACAGTAAGTATATTGTTAATCTTACCGCAAGAAGAGATGGTTCCAGCAGATTTGGACCCAATAATAGATTCGCCAACTTTGGAGCCATAGGAGCAGCCTGGTTATTTTCCAAAGAGAACTTTTTGGCAGACAGAAAATGGTTAAGTTTTGGGAAACTGAGAGGCAGTTACGGTATTGCAGGAAGTGATAATATTGGTGATGCTCAATTCAGAGACACCTATTCAGTAGCTTCATCAAGTATTTATAATGGAGTAGTAGGGCTTGTACCCACCAGGCTGTTCAATGGTAACTTTAGCTGGGAAAAAACAAAAAAGCTGGAATTTGCCCTTGAAACTTCATTTTTTTCTGATGCTATTGGAATGAATATCTCCTGGTTTAGAAACAGATCAGATAATCAACTCGTTGGACTTCCATTGCCGGCTACTACGGGCTTTACATCCGTTCAGGCTAACTTAGCGGCAACTGTTGAGAACAAAGGTTGGGAGTTTGAATTCAGAGCTACACCCATTAAAACCAACAATTTTACTTGGGAATCCAATTTCAATCTTACGATCCCCGAAAATCGTCTTCTAGCATTTCCTAATCTGGAAGGATCCACTTTTTCCAATCAGTATGTAGTAGGTTACAGCACATCTATTGTAAAACTGTACAATTTTACGGGCGTTAATCCACTAACGGGACTTTACTCATTTACAGATGTTAACGGAGACGGTAAAATCTCAGCCCCTGATGACAATAAAAGTATTGAAGATCTTTCAGTGAAATTTTATGGAGGGTTGTCTAACAGATTACGATATAAAAATTGGGATTTGTCCTTCTTATTCCAGTTTACAAAGCAGAGAAATTATAACTACCACAGCTATATGTCAGTTCCCGGAACGATGAATAATCAACCGCAGGTGGTTTCTGATGTATGGTCTGTGAATAATCCAAACGGTTATTACATGCCGTACACCACTGGTGTAAATGCAACAAAAAATGCTGCGCATACCAATTTTATGAGAAGTACAGCAGCTGTTGGCGATGCATCATTGATAAGGTTAAAAAATATCCAGCTTAATTACAGGCTGCCCCTTCAAAATTCTGTTATCTCTGAAGTGATGATTTATGTTCAGGGTCAAAATGTGATTATATGGACAAACTATTTCGGTCTTGATCCAGAGTTTGTTGCCACAGGATATTTACCACCCTTAAGAACATGGTCCATAGGAACTCAGATTAATTTTTAA
- a CDS encoding RagB/SusD family nutrient uptake outer membrane protein gives MKNNIFNTLKSVSISLVLLGSISCEQFINTELPYNQIGNTEVFADVSSANAALAGLYAELWSSSMISGDATGGAAILGTYTDDLNCYSPYVQNGLVDIYNNVQIPSNTIIYNFWSRAYKHIYYANSIIKGVRESTSISQANKDRLIGEATVIRSILYFNLSQIFDDIPYTDTTDYVYNSQLKKMSKSQLMSYLENDLKGSISILNDQYANQERIYINKKTAELLLAKVLMMDDKWSEAEILLSQIIQSPLYTWESDLSKVFIKTGKHILWQLKPANSTDATKEFIMFNFTTSLPTSFSLSDALVNSFETGDLRKQAWIISTVINQKTYFRPLKYKNPVNANSTEDSVIFRIEEVYLLYAECMAQQNKLSEAKAAVDKIRQRAGLSPLPFGLSKDGLIDKMMEESRHEFFAEMGHRFYDLKRFKKLTLLPLTKPSWKTFHSAFPIPEKELVINPNLNPQNFGY, from the coding sequence ATGAAAAATAATATATTCAATACATTGAAAAGTGTTTCAATAAGCTTAGTCCTGTTGGGATCGATATCATGTGAACAGTTTATCAATACAGAACTTCCCTATAATCAAATTGGAAACACGGAAGTGTTTGCAGATGTCTCATCAGCCAATGCCGCCCTTGCAGGACTGTACGCCGAACTTTGGAGCAGCTCGATGATTTCAGGAGATGCGACAGGTGGAGCTGCTATTCTTGGAACGTATACGGATGATCTCAACTGTTATTCCCCATACGTTCAGAATGGTCTTGTTGATATTTACAACAATGTACAGATTCCAAGCAATACGATTATCTACAATTTTTGGTCGAGAGCATATAAACACATTTATTATGCAAACTCAATTATTAAAGGTGTAAGGGAATCAACCTCTATTTCACAGGCAAACAAAGATCGATTAATTGGAGAAGCTACGGTTATACGCTCGATTTTATATTTCAACTTGTCACAGATTTTTGATGACATTCCGTATACCGATACAACGGATTATGTTTACAACAGTCAATTAAAAAAGATGTCGAAGAGCCAACTTATGTCATATCTTGAAAATGATCTGAAAGGCAGCATTAGTATTCTGAATGACCAATATGCTAATCAGGAAAGAATCTACATCAATAAAAAAACGGCGGAGCTATTACTGGCAAAAGTTTTAATGATGGATGACAAATGGAGTGAAGCAGAAATTCTGTTATCCCAGATTATTCAATCACCGCTTTACACTTGGGAATCTGATTTAAGTAAGGTTTTTATTAAAACAGGAAAGCACATTTTGTGGCAGTTAAAGCCGGCGAACTCAACGGATGCGACAAAAGAATTTATCATGTTCAATTTTACAACAAGTCTGCCAACATCTTTTTCGCTGTCAGATGCTTTAGTCAATTCTTTTGAAACAGGAGATTTAAGAAAGCAGGCTTGGATAATTTCTACAGTAATCAATCAGAAAACCTATTTCCGTCCATTGAAGTATAAGAATCCTGTCAATGCCAATTCGACCGAAGACTCCGTCATCTTTAGAATTGAGGAAGTGTACCTTTTATATGCTGAATGCATGGCTCAACAGAATAAACTATCTGAAGCTAAAGCAGCTGTTGACAAAATCAGACAGCGAGCAGGACTTAGTCCTTTACCTTTTGGTCTTTCAAAAGATGGGCTCATTGATAAAATGATGGAAGAATCAAGACATGAGTTTTTTGCAGAAATGGGTCATCGATTCTATGATCTAAAAAGATTTAAAAAATTAACCTTGCTTCCTCTAACAAAACCCAGCTGGAAAACTTTTCACAGTGCTTTTCCTATTCCGGAAAAAGAACTGGTCATTAATCCAAATCTTAATCCACAAAATTTCGGGTACTGA